A window from Carassius gibelio isolate Cgi1373 ecotype wild population from Czech Republic chromosome B3, carGib1.2-hapl.c, whole genome shotgun sequence encodes these proteins:
- the LOC127953283 gene encoding cdc42 effector protein 4-like, with protein MPILKQLVSGSQTKRRSRMDLTTEMISAPLGDFRHTMHVGRSGEAFGDTSFLSTRSGEPPKEVHTHPRSPRPGLLSRTFRSSKRSQSVTRVDQRDNNLHPPSESPTFVKNAMSLPFLNNEEGQEGDKRVLKSLTSSPSNGASAEALDLELHEKHFGVLTDLRPSPSYNGGGLKKAESVMSFHVDLGPSMLGDILGVMEKEDDDQGFEEGKSSEGHASPLYFNLGGVEMDEEMREVVVKEEEPEGLVAHKEGPMRAPSSDDLEIQSEGTSTPEPHHKHLHHLDSCSVSSSGSAALEEKPTSEPYEEDIRVTNNNCNPDNEPAFSSFMEDEDDEIRV; from the coding sequence ATGCCCATTTTAAAGCAGCTGGTGTCGGGGTCTCAGACCAAACGGCGCTCTCGTATGGACCTCACTACTGAGATGATCAGCGCTCCCTTGGGTGACTTCCGGCACACCATGCATGTAGGGCGCAGCGGGGAAGCTTTTGGAGACACCTCTTTCCTCAGCACTCGATCCGGAGAGCCACCCAAAGAAGTCCACACCCATCCTCGCTCTCCAAGACCAGGACTGTTGTCTCGTACCTTCCGGAGCAGCAAGCGCTCTCAGTCGGTCACTAGAGTAGACCAGCGAGACAATAACCTCCATCCTCCCAGCGAGTCACCTACCTTTGTGAAGAATGCCATGTCCTTGCCCTTTCTGAACAATGAAGAAGGACAGGAGGGAGACAAGAGGGTGCTCAAGAGCTTGACCTCAAGCCCCTCCAATGGGGCCTCTGCTGAAGCATTGGACTTGGAGCTACATGAGAAGCATTTTGGGGTGTTGACCGACCTACGACCTTCCCCGTCTTACAACGGGGGAGGATTGAAGAAAGCTGAATCTGTGATGTCATTCCATGTTGATCTTGGGCCTTCGATGTTGGGGGACATTCTAGGGGTCATGGAGAAGGAAGATGACGACCAGGGGTTTGAAGAAGGCAAGAGCAGTGAGGGACATGCATCTCCTCTTTACTTCAACCTGGGAGGAGTGGAAATGGATGAGGAAATGAGGGAGGTTGTTGTGAAAGAAGAGGAACCAGAGGGGTTAGTTGCTCATAAAGAGGGTCCCATGAGGGCTCCCAGCTCTGATGACTTGGAGATACAGAGTGAAGGCACCAGCACCCCAGAACCACACCACAAACACCTGCATCACCTCGACAGCTGCTCAGTTTCCAGCTCAGGTTCAGCTGCCTTGGAGGAGAAACCAACCAGTGAGCCTTACGAGGAAGATATTCGAGTTACCAATAACAACTGCAACCCAGACAATGAACCAGCCTTCTCCTCCTTCAtggaagatgaggatgatgagatCCGTGTATGA